From the Streptococcus halotolerans genome, the window ATTAGTTGGTGCAACAACTCTTAATGAGTATCGTATTATTGAAAAAGACGCTGCTTTGGAACGTCGTATGCAACCGGTTAAAGTCGATGAGCCAAGTGTTGAAGAAACCATCACTATCTTAAAGGGAATTCAACCAAAATACGAAGATTACCATCATGTCAAATACAGCTCTGATGCTATCGAAGCAGCAGCCATTCTCTCCAATCGTTACATTCAAGATCGCTTCCTTCCCGATAAGGCTATTGACCTTCTTGACGAATCCGGTTCTAAGATGAATTTAACCTTGAATTTTGTTGATCCGCAAGAAATCGATCAGCGACTAGTTGAAGCTGAGAATCTCAAAGCTCAAGCAACACGTGATGAAGACTACGAACGTGCCGCTTACTATCGTGATCAAATCGCTAAGTACAAAGAAATGCAAGCTCAAAAAATAGACGATCAAGATACCCCTATTATTACGGAAAAAAATATCGAAGCTATTATTGAGCAAAAAACTAATATCCCCGTTGGCGATCTTAAAGAAAAAGAACAAAGTCAATTGGTTCATTTGGCGGATGATCTTAAATCACATGTCATTGGTCAAGACGATGCTGTCGATAAAATCGCAAAAGCTATCCGTCGTAACCGGGTCGGTCTTGGCTCCCCAAATCGTCCTATCGGTTCCTTCCTCTTTGTAGGACCAACTGGTGTTGGTAAAACAGAACTCTCTAAACAATTAGCTATTGAACTCTTTGGTTCAGCTGACAGCATGATCCGTTTCGACATGTCTGAATACATGGAAAAACACGCTGTTGCCAAACTTGTCGGTGCTCCTCCGGGATACGTTGGTTATGAAGAGGCTGGGCAATTAACTGAAAAAGTCCGCCGCAACCCATATTCACTCATCCTACTTGATGAAGTTGAAAAAGCGCATCCAGATGTCATGCACATGTTCCTCCAAGTACTTGATGATGGTCGCTTGACTGATGGCCAAGGTCGTACGGTCAGCTTCAAAGACACCATCATTATCATGACTTCTAATGCCGGTACTGGCAAAGTTGAAGCTTCTGTTGGTTTCGGTGCTGCCCGTGAAGGTCGTACCAATTCTGTCCTTAACCAACTTGGTGATTTCTTTAGCCCAGAGTTTATGAACCGTTTTGACGGTATTATCGAATTCAAGGCCCTTGAAAAAGAAAACCTTCTAACGATTGTTAACCTTATGCTTGAAGATGTTAACGACCGTCTCGCTGTCAACGGCCTCCACCTCGAGGTAACCGATAAAGTTAAGGAAAAACTAGTTGACCTTGGCTATGATCCAAAAATGGGGGCTCGACCACTGCGCCGAACTATACAAGACCATATCGAAGATGCTATCACAGATTTTTACCTTGAAAATCCTTCAGAAAAAAATCTCCGTGCTATCATGACTTCGAATGGACATATCGTCATCAAATCAAACACAAAAGCTGAAGCTGTTATTGAAGAAAGCTAGAAAAAAGGTTGTGTCAATCATGAGATTGACACAACCTTTTTGCATTATCGGAGGTTCCAGTAAGCCTGAAAATCCTTAACAATTGATGTTCTAAAATAAAGACAATAAACAACCAAGATCGAGAGAACAGCCGCCAACACATCAAAGGGTAATTTCATCATCGCATATTGAAGATTGGCATAAAGAAAAGCTCTACCTAGTCCATAACCAATAATATCAACCATTGCCCCTAGAGACATCGCCAACAAAACGCGCTTTTTGGTAGCCTTCGTCTCCTTTGGCCCAACAACAACTGATATGACAGCTACTTGTAAACTATGCGTTACAAGCGTGACAAACATGGGTGTCGGATAAAAGAAGAAATCTCCTAAAAACGAACCAATCCCCGCAACCACCATCGCTTCCAGAGGTGGAAATAAGAGCCCTACTAAAAAAATAACAATACCATTGATATAAAAATGTCCTCCCGGTACAGGAATCGATAAGAAACGAGCACTCAAAATAATGGTCACCGCCATAAAAAGAGCTGAAATTGTGACTTGTCTTGCTGACATAACCAACCTCTCCAAGCTTTAACTGTTGTCATCATTTATACCAATATTCTCAGGAAATGTCAAAATTTTGGGAAACTTTTCTAGTTTATTAGGTTAATTTTTAGTATAATAAGAGAAAAAACTATCGAGGAAAACTATGGTAAATCCTACATTCGGCCACAAAGAAGACAATGTTGTCTATCAAAATCGTTATGGCGTTTATGCTGTTATCCCAAATAAAGAGCAGGATAAAATGATTCTGGTTCAAGCACCAAATGGAGCCTGGTTTCTCCCCGGTGGAGAAATAGAAGGAAACGAAGACCATTTTCAAGCGCTCGAACGTGAACTGATCGAAGAACTTGGTTTTAAGGCACAACTTGGAGACTATTTTGGACAAGCTGACGAGTATTTCTACTCTAGCCATCGCGATACACATTTTTACAATCCTGCCTATATCTACGAAGTCACTTCCTTTGAAGAGTTAGGAAATCCTTTGGAAGATTTTAATAAGCTGGCTTGGTTCCCTATCCATGAAGCTAAGGCTAAATTAAAACGTGGTAGTCACAAATGGGGCATTGAAATGTGGGAAAAAAAACATATTAAATAATTTTTTCAGGTTAATAAGTGTTATAATATAAACAGAAAAAGTTTTATTGGAGGATAAACATGAGACTTATCAATGTGACAAGCAGCCACCCTACACTCGTTAAAAACCAACTCCGAAACACTGATGCAACTTTAGTCGAAGTCTACTCTGCAGGTAACACTGACGTTATCTTTTCGCAAGCACCAAAACACTATGAAATCCTCATTTCAAACAAATACCGTGCTATCAAAGATTCTGAATTAGAAGCTATCCGAGAATTCTTCCTTAAACGCAAAATAGATAAAACTATTGTTTTGAAAGAACAATTGAGAACATCACACACTGAAAATCTCATTAATATCTCTATTCCAACAACTGTTTAACAAGCTACCACCATGGCTTGTTTTTTTATAAAAAATGACACAAACGACAAAAAATTGAGATTTAGATCCATAATGCCATTATCATGTGCTTACTAAAAACCCCTAAGCGTCATGGTTTGAACACTGAGAAATGCGTCACTCATCTTCCAACACCCTCCCCCCCTCCAGATCCTCGTCAACAAGGAGCTTATTTACCATGATTAGACATTGTCCTAGGACAACCCTTGTCATTTATCAAGTATATCAATGTTTTGGGTAAGCCATCTTTTTTGGACAGTAGTCAATGATTGGCTATTGTTTTTGTTTAGACTATATTATAAATGACCATCAAAAGCAGACTAGGGGATGTTGATACAGATAGAACTGAAGGTTATCAAATCAAGTCAACAACGTCCGCTTTTTGATCGTCATTGAGTATTAGCTTCAAAATGATATTAAAAACAAGAACCTTATTGGGATAATTTTTGATAAGAATATCTAGTTGAATGAATTAACTTTGAGACAAAGAACTGAGATACGGGCAGCACTTGAGTAGGGTAAGACGAAAGCAATGATGTACCAACCTTAATTCAAAATACTATACATAAAGCTAATCGTATATCGCTTAGTTAAAGTCATTTGCTATTGCTTTTTTACTTATCACATAGAAGTCTACAATGTGATAAGTATTAGTCTGACTCGCCGAAGCCATACTATGCATACTGTGAATACGCTTGAACGTAAGACGCCAGTACTTTAATCTAAAAGAAAAAATAATGAGCACTCTCTCCCATCAGAGATTTCCTCACTACTAATCTTAGTATGTTTTTAATATACTTCATTATTAAATGATTATCGATTTTGGCATTTTCATCTACCCACTACGGTTACTAAGGAACCAATCATTGTTTTAGAAAGCCTCGATAGCATGTTTCTATTCATAGATCTACGGACTTCGACATTCTGGCTCTATAATTTCTGTAGTGGGTAAATTCTCCTCGGAGATTATGGAGTCTTTTTGAATATAGCAAAAAAGTCCCATATGACTTATAATGAAGAGCAACCGAACCACTCATTAGAAAGACTCATATGGAACAATTAGATTATATCAAAGAGTCGCTTGACATTAAAGACCCTAACATCACTTTTGAAAAGACATTTGACAAGTTCTTCACTCACAGAGAGTATCATGCCAAGTTAGATTATGATCCCCCTCAATGCTCTGTTTGTCAAGGAAAAATGACAAAGTACGATTTCCAAAAGCCTTGCAAAATTCCCTATCTGGAAATGGCGGGTTGTAAAGTACTGATTCGTCTCAAAAAGCGTCGCTTCAAATGTCAAGCGTGTGGGAAAATGGCTGTTGCTAAGACCTCTCTGGTCAGAGAAAATCACCAGATTCCCAACATCATTAACCACAAAATCACCGACAAACTCATGAGTCGTGAGGCAATGACAAAAATCTCTGAAGACCTGTCTGTCTCTGTGTCAACCGTCTATCGGCAGCTCAACCGCTTTGAGTGCAAGACCGATTTAACCTGGTTACCCGAGAACATGTCCTGGGATGAGTATGCTTTTAAGAAGGGAAAGATGAGCTTTATTGCCCA encodes:
- a CDS encoding ATP-dependent Clp protease ATP-binding subunit, with protein sequence MLCQNCQLNESTIHLYTNVNGRQKQVDLCQNCYQIMKTDPKNSLLSNLGQGQERASSSMNPFFDDFFGDLNNFRAFSGDLPNSPKTQAGGQGGNNGPGNRHPNGPQGPTQQKNQGLLDEFGINITEIARQGDIDPVIGRDDEILRVIEILNRRTKNNPVLIGEPGVGKTAVVEGLAQKIVDADVPQKLQGKQVIRLDVVSLVQGTGIRGQFEERMQKLMEEIRNRQDVILFIDEIHEIVGAGSAGDGNMDAGNILKPALARGELQLVGATTLNEYRIIEKDAALERRMQPVKVDEPSVEETITILKGIQPKYEDYHHVKYSSDAIEAAAILSNRYIQDRFLPDKAIDLLDESGSKMNLTLNFVDPQEIDQRLVEAENLKAQATRDEDYERAAYYRDQIAKYKEMQAQKIDDQDTPIITEKNIEAIIEQKTNIPVGDLKEKEQSQLVHLADDLKSHVIGQDDAVDKIAKAIRRNRVGLGSPNRPIGSFLFVGPTGVGKTELSKQLAIELFGSADSMIRFDMSEYMEKHAVAKLVGAPPGYVGYEEAGQLTEKVRRNPYSLILLDEVEKAHPDVMHMFLQVLDDGRLTDGQGRTVSFKDTIIIMTSNAGTGKVEASVGFGAAREGRTNSVLNQLGDFFSPEFMNRFDGIIEFKALEKENLLTIVNLMLEDVNDRLAVNGLHLEVTDKVKEKLVDLGYDPKMGARPLRRTIQDHIEDAITDFYLENPSEKNLRAIMTSNGHIVIKSNTKAEAVIEES
- a CDS encoding ECF transporter S component, translated to MSARQVTISALFMAVTIILSARFLSIPVPGGHFYINGIVIFLVGLLFPPLEAMVVAGIGSFLGDFFFYPTPMFVTLVTHSLQVAVISVVVGPKETKATKKRVLLAMSLGAMVDIIGYGLGRAFLYANLQYAMMKLPFDVLAAVLSILVVYCLYFRTSIVKDFQAYWNLR
- a CDS encoding NUDIX hydrolase codes for the protein MVNPTFGHKEDNVVYQNRYGVYAVIPNKEQDKMILVQAPNGAWFLPGGEIEGNEDHFQALERELIEELGFKAQLGDYFGQADEYFYSSHRDTHFYNPAYIYEVTSFEELGNPLEDFNKLAWFPIHEAKAKLKRGSHKWGIEMWEKKHIK
- a CDS encoding DUF1827 family protein; the protein is MRLINVTSSHPTLVKNQLRNTDATLVEVYSAGNTDVIFSQAPKHYEILISNKYRAIKDSELEAIREFFLKRKIDKTIVLKEQLRTSHTENLINISIPTTV